In Akkermansia muciniphila, one DNA window encodes the following:
- a CDS encoding thiamine pyrophosphate-dependent dehydrogenase E1 component subunit alpha, whose product MAHCDTTQPDLKENAVRAFKAMLLARAFDTKISSLYKAGKITGGVYLGRGHEAIAACGGVFLTAGYDVIAPFIREQAARVAWGEPIIEAARAYLGSALGCMKGRDGNVHRGLPAEGYMAPISHLGSTVAFVIGCLFAKRLDGKLPGPVGVAFCGDGTTSTGAFHEAANMAKVERLPLVLVVTNNQFAYSTPNIREFGEASLADRGRGYGFTVHETDGTDFMATLETFRAAVKNAREGRGPQWVLAKTLRMCGHGEHDDASYIPRELKEEYEKKDPVAVAERQLLAAGWLTPEETAALKKQYADEVQLAVATAQREPEPDPFREDWNATVWRPY is encoded by the coding sequence GTGGCACATTGCGACACTACACAACCGGACTTAAAGGAAAATGCCGTCAGGGCTTTCAAGGCCATGTTGCTGGCGCGGGCCTTCGACACCAAAATTTCCAGCCTTTACAAAGCGGGCAAAATTACGGGGGGCGTTTATCTGGGCCGCGGGCATGAAGCGATTGCCGCGTGCGGAGGCGTCTTTCTGACTGCCGGCTACGATGTCATCGCCCCGTTCATCCGGGAACAGGCGGCACGCGTCGCCTGGGGGGAACCGATTATTGAAGCGGCGCGCGCCTACCTGGGTTCCGCCCTGGGATGCATGAAAGGGCGGGACGGCAATGTCCACCGGGGCCTGCCCGCGGAAGGCTATATGGCTCCCATCAGCCATCTGGGCAGCACGGTGGCTTTCGTCATCGGCTGCCTTTTCGCCAAGCGCCTGGACGGCAAACTGCCCGGCCCCGTGGGAGTGGCTTTCTGCGGAGACGGCACCACGTCCACAGGAGCTTTCCATGAAGCCGCCAATATGGCGAAGGTGGAGCGGCTGCCGCTGGTGCTCGTGGTGACCAATAATCAATTTGCCTACTCTACTCCCAATATCAGGGAATTCGGAGAAGCCTCCCTGGCGGACAGGGGCCGCGGCTACGGATTCACCGTGCATGAAACGGACGGCACGGACTTCATGGCCACGCTGGAAACCTTCCGGGCCGCCGTCAAGAACGCGAGGGAAGGCCGGGGGCCCCAGTGGGTGCTTGCCAAGACCCTCCGCATGTGCGGGCACGGGGAGCATGACGACGCCTCCTACATCCCCAGGGAGCTGAAAGAGGAATATGAAAAAAAAGACCCCGTGGCGGTCGCGGAACGGCAGCTGCTGGCAGCCGGCTGGCTCACGCCGGAAGAAACGGCGGCTCTGAAAAAACAGTATGCCGACGAAGTCCAGCTGGCCGTAGCCACCGCGCAGCGGGAACCGGAGCCGGACCCCTTCCGGGAAGACTGGAACGCCACGGTATGGAGACCTTATTAA